The window TCGAACGCGTCGAGCTCGTCGGAATAGGCCTGGCCCATCTTTTTCAGCGCATCGAGTGTCGACGCGGCCTCATGCTCATCGATCCTCGCCATAGCGAATCCGACATGAACGAGCACCCAGTCACCGGCGACGAGGTTCTGCTTCGCGAGCAACCGCACGCTGATCACTCGCTGCACACCATCGACGTCGACCCTCGCGAGATGTCCGTCCGGATCCGTGATCTCGACCACGCGGCCGGGGATACCCAGGCACATGTCTGTTCCTCTCGTTCTGTCTCTGTGAGCGGCATCGCCGCTGTTCAGCAGATCCGCGGCAGTGGGTCGCCGACGAGCATGTCGACGATGCGGCTTCCTCCGAACGGGGTGCGCAGCGCGACAATGCCCTGGGGCTGCTCGACGATCTCGCCGATGACGCAGGCCTCTTGGCCCAGTGGGTGGGCACGCATGGCTGCGACAGCCGCTTCGGCCTCGTCAGGTGCGACGACCGCGGCGAACTTGCCCTCGTTGGCCACGTAGATGGGGTCGATTCCGAGCATGTCGCAGGCCCCGCGCACCATCGGAGCCACTGGCAGTAGCAACTCGTCGAGGATCACCGCGAGGCCGCTGTCCTGCGCGAGTTCATTGCAGACGGTGCCGAGGCCGCCACGTGTCGGATCGCGCATCCATCGAGTCGATGGCGCCGCCTTGAGCAGCACCTCGACCAGGTCGTGCAGGGGCGCGGTGTCGGAGCGGATGTCGGCCTCGATGGCCAGGTCGCCGCGGGCCAGCATGACAGCCATGCCGTGATCTCCCAGTGACCCCGACAGCACCACCCGGTCACCCGGGCGGACCCGTTGGGCGGACAGTTCGCGGCCGGCGGGGACCAGACCGACCCCCGCAGTGGTGATGTACAGGCCGTCTGCAGAGCCCTTGGGCACCACCTTGGTGTCTCCGGTGATCAACTCCACGCCTGCCTCGCGGGCCGCGCCGGCCATGTCGTCGACGATCTCGCGCAGCCGGGCGATCTCGAAACCCTCGGCGATCACGAAGGCGACCGACAGCCAGCGAGGCCGGGCACCGGACACGGCCAGGTCGTTGACGGTGCCGTGGACCGCGAGGTGGCCGATCGAACCGCCGGGGAAGCGCAGTGGCGAGACCACGTAGGAGTCCGTGCTGAACGCCAGACGCTCGCCGGACGGAAGGCTCACCACGGCCGCGTCGCCCAACTGCTCGAGTGCGGGGTTGCGGAACGCCTCCAGGAACACGGCATCGACCAAGGCCGCTGACGACTTGCCGCCGGCACCGTGCGAGAGTGTCACGACCTCATCGATCAGCCTCGGCCGGCGCTTGCGAAACGCCTTGATCCGCTCCAGCACCTGGTCCTCCAGGCCAGGCGCCGCCGGGATGTCCGAGTCAGTTGTCATGGTGTTTCTCCTGGCGTGTTCGTGGGTGTCGACAGGTGCCGTTGCACGGTCGTCCAGAGCCGACAGCCGAGCATCGCCTGGCTTTCCTGGATGCGATGGACGCTCTGCGAAGGAACGACGAAGCAGAACCCGACCTCCGGTGACGCGGCCATCTGTCCGCCGTCGTAGCCGGCGAACCCGATGGTGAGGAGGCCGCGCTGCGACGCCTCCGTGAGACCGCGCATCAGATCGGTGGAATTTCCGCTGGTCGACATGGCGACAGCGATATCGCGGTCCGAG is drawn from Streptomyces bottropensis ATCC 25435 and contains these coding sequences:
- a CDS encoding HypC/HybG/HupF family hydrogenase formation chaperone, with protein sequence MCLGIPGRVVEITDPDGHLARVDVDGVQRVISVRLLAKQNLVAGDWVLVHVGFAMARIDEHEAASTLDALKKMGQAYSDELDAFDSTAIIQGDVR
- the hypE gene encoding hydrogenase expression/formation protein HypE, coding for MLERIKAFRKRRPRLIDEVVTLSHGAGGKSSAALVDAVFLEAFRNPALEQLGDAAVVSLPSGERLAFSTDSYVVSPLRFPGGSIGHLAVHGTVNDLAVSGARPRWLSVAFVIAEGFEIARLREIVDDMAGAAREAGVELITGDTKVVPKGSADGLYITTAGVGLVPAGRELSAQRVRPGDRVVLSGSLGDHGMAVMLARGDLAIEADIRSDTAPLHDLVEVLLKAAPSTRWMRDPTRGGLGTVCNELAQDSGLAVILDELLLPVAPMVRGACDMLGIDPIYVANEGKFAAVVAPDEAEAAVAAMRAHPLGQEACVIGEIVEQPQGIVALRTPFGGSRIVDMLVGDPLPRIC